From the genome of Pukyongia salina, one region includes:
- a CDS encoding enoyl-CoA hydratase-related protein — protein MSTYIQKEIENGVAWLRLNRPEVFNSFNREMALLFQSELDQCEADQNIRAIVITGNGKAFCAGQDLKEVTSPELNPGFRKILEEHYNPIIRRIRAINKPIIAAVNGVAAGAGANIALACDIVIAVEGAAFIQAFSKIGLVPDSAGTFFLPRLIGFQKASALMMLGDKVSAEEAERLGMVYKVVSQDSFSETIKEISSTLAMMPTKALGYTKQLLNASMENTLEEQLSMESKLQIASAQTEDYAEGVAAFVEKRKPKFKGN, from the coding sequence ATGAGTACATATATTCAGAAGGAAATAGAAAATGGAGTAGCCTGGCTAAGACTTAACAGACCTGAGGTTTTTAACAGTTTTAACCGCGAAATGGCACTCTTATTTCAATCTGAACTCGACCAATGTGAAGCCGATCAAAACATCCGCGCCATTGTGATCACTGGGAATGGAAAGGCATTTTGTGCCGGACAAGACCTTAAAGAAGTGACTTCTCCCGAATTGAACCCCGGATTCAGGAAAATACTTGAAGAACATTACAATCCCATTATTAGGAGAATTCGTGCGATAAATAAACCCATCATCGCAGCCGTGAATGGGGTGGCAGCGGGAGCCGGTGCTAATATCGCACTAGCCTGTGATATCGTTATTGCGGTTGAAGGTGCTGCTTTTATTCAGGCGTTTAGCAAAATTGGGTTGGTTCCGGATAGCGCCGGAACTTTCTTTTTACCCCGGCTGATTGGATTTCAGAAAGCATCTGCCCTAATGATGTTAGGAGATAAAGTAAGTGCCGAAGAAGCAGAACGATTGGGGATGGTTTATAAGGTAGTGTCGCAGGATAGTTTTTCTGAAACCATTAAGGAAATTTCATCAACGCTTGCAATGATGCCTACAAAAGCTCTGGGCTACACTAAGCAATTACTCAATGCTTCTATGGAAAACACCTTAGAAGAACAATTATCGATGGAATCTAAATTGCAAATTGCGTCGGCTCAAACCGAAGATTATGCCGAGGGTGTGGCAGCCTTTGTGGAAAAACGAAAGCCAAAATTTAAAGGAAATTAA